A genome region from Nicotiana tabacum cultivar K326 chromosome 13, ASM71507v2, whole genome shotgun sequence includes the following:
- the LOC107768244 gene encoding pentatricopeptide repeat-containing protein At3g61360: protein MVVVLSKRINKLGQVFRVVGQLKDHFWSSSWLHSVSETKDDIETIARIINDHPFPVQPLQPTLKLHISPSVLSAKFVENVLGRLFAAHANGLKAYEFFEFCLRHSEYSPTSDAFEKTLHILARMRYFDKVWELMKKIQQLHPSLLTLKSLSIVLSRIAKHQSYEDALEAFEKMEKHLFPAKKFGTEEFNILLRAFCTQRQMKEARSIFNKLHSRFPPDTKTMNILLLGFKESGDITAVELFYHEMVKRGFKPNNVTHGIRIDAYCKKGHLGDALKLFEEMERVNCLPTVQTITTLIHGAGIARNIAKAKELFNEIYKRNLQPDTGAYNALVSSLIKSRDVKSAAGLMDEMEEKNIELDHLTYHTMFWGLIRSKDVGGVIDLYEKMIDKNFLPKARTVVTLMKFFCENRRLDLGLSLWNYLMDKGHCPHCHSLEILVTGLCSRGRVEEAFECSEEMLKRGRHMSELVYQMLKRSLLQLGEEEKLQKLYEMTKRLEMILPPYGQTIGHSLGADLEVRNFS, encoded by the exons ATGGTGGTCGTGCTTTCTAAACGAATAAataaattaggtcaagtttttcGAGTTGTTGGACAGCTAAAGGATCACTTTTGGTCAAGTAGTTGGCTACATTCAGTTTCAGAAACAAAAGATGACATTGAAACAATTGCTAGAATCATCAATGACCACCCTTTTCCTGTTCAGCCATTGCAACCAACACTTAAACTTCATATCTCTCCGAGTGTTTTGTCTGCCAAGTTTGTTGAAAATGTCCTAGGTCGCCTATTTGCAGCACATGCAAATGGACTTAAAGCATATGAATTTTTTGAGTTCTGCCTCCGCCATTCTGAATACAGTCCAACCTCAGATGCATTTGAGAAGACACTTCACATACTAGCAAGAATGCGTTATTTTGATAAAGTTTGGGAACTAATGAAGAAAATTCAACAGCTACACCCGTCCTTGCTCACTCTTAAGTCATTGAGCATCGtgctatcaagaatagcaaaaCATCAATCCTATGAAGATGCCCTTGAAGCGTTTGAAAAGATGGAGAAGCATTTATTCCCTGCGAAGAAATTTGGCACTGAAGAGTTCAATATTCTTCTTCGAGCATTTTGCACGCAGAGGCAGATGAAAGAAGCTCGTTCGATATTCAACAAACTCCACTCAAGGTTCCCACCTGATACAAAGACAATGAATATCTTGCTTTTGGGATTCAAGGAATCAGGGGATATTACTGCGGTAGAGTTATTTTACCATGAGATGGTTAAAAGAGGGTTTAAGCCTAATAACGTAACGCACGGTATAAGAATCGACGCTTACTGTAAGAAAGGTCATCTTGGTGATGCTTTGAAACTATTTGAAGAAATGGAGAGGGTAAATTGCTTGCCCACAGTTCAGACGATAACAACTTTGATTCATGGAGCAGGAATTGCTCGTAATATAGCTAAAGCAAAAGAACTTTTCAATGAAATTTACAAGAGAAATTTGCAACCAGATACTGGGGCCTATAATGCCCTTGTGAGTTCTCTTATCAAATCCAGGGATGTTAAATCTGCAGCAGGCTTAATGGATGAGATGGAGGAGAAAAATATTGAGCTTGACCATTTAACTTACCACACTATGTTCTGGGGATTGATAAGATCAAAAGATGTTGGCGGTGTCATTGATCTTTACGAAAAGATGATCGACAAAAATTTCTTGCCTAAGGCACGTACTGTTGTGACGCTGATGAAATTCTTCTGTGAGAACCGCAGACTTGATCTGGGCTTAAGTTTATGGAATTACCTGATGGATAAAGGGCACTGTCCACACTGCCATTCTCTGGAAATTTTGGTCACCGGATTGTGTTCCCGTGGGAGAGTTGAAGAAGCATTTGAGTGCTCTGAGGAAATGTTGAAGAGGGGTAGGCACATGAGTGAGCTAGTGTATCAGATGTTGAAGAGGTCTCTCTTACAGCTGGGGGAGGAGGAAAAGTTACAGAAGCTGTACGAAATGACAAAGAGGTTAGAAATGATATTGCCTCCTTATGGACAAACAATTGGGCACAGCCTAGGTGCAGATCTAGAAGTAAG GAATTTTTCCTAG
- the LOC107768245 gene encoding uncharacterized protein LOC107768245 isoform X1 — MSVTCGVECVVVLGCMRWVWKRCTYIGNDDSATWQSANYEEFEPVPRLCRTILAVYEDDLHDPKFPPEGGYRLNPDWAVKKVAYQETLGNAPPYLIYLDHEHHEIVVAIRGLNLVKESDYKVLMDNKLGKQMFDGGYVHHGLLKAAIWMLNKESETLKRLWVENGKSYKLIFAGHSLGSGVASLLTIIVANHGDRLGGIPRSLISCYAVAPARCMSLNLAVKYADVIHSVVLQDDFLPRTPTPLEDIFKSVFCLPCLLFMVCLRDTFIPEGRKLRDPRRLYAPGRMYHIVERRFCRCGRFPPDVRTAIPVDGRFEHIVLSCNATSDHGIIWIQRESEKALARLKEVSAETTTTPPPAQKIERQHTLEKEHKKALERAVTLNIPHAVPTDADDQESSVHVHKEEESTTEAASLIEGEDASTSTGHSTDARTNWNEVVEKLFAKDETGNLRLKKEASGTE; from the exons ATGTCAGTTACTTGCGGAGTAGAATGTGTTGTAGTGTTAGGATGTATGCGTTGGGTATGGAAACGTTGTACTTACATAGGCAATGATGACAGTGCCACGTGGCAATCAGCAAACTATGAAGAATTTGAACCTGTTCCCCGTCTTTGCCGTACAATTCTTGCTGTCTATGAAGATGACCTTCATGACCCCAAATTTCCACCTGAAGGAGGCTATAGGCTAAACCCTGATTGGGCTGTGAAGAAAGTTGCATATCAAGAAACACTTG GTAATGCTCCACCTTATTTGATTTACCTTGATCATGAACACCATGAAATTGTTGTAGCCATAAGGGGTTTAAATTTGGTGAAAGAAAGTGATTATAAAGTTTTGATGGATAATAAGCTCGGGAAGCAGATGTTTGATGGTGGGTATGTGCATCATGGTTTGTTGAAGGCAGCAATTTGGATGTTGAATAAGGAGTCTGAGACTTTGAAAAGGCTTTGGGTTGAAAATGGGAAGAGTTACAAGTTGATATTTGCTGGTCATTCTTTGGGTTCTGGAGTTGCATCATTGTTGACTATAATTGTGGCGAATCATGGGGATAGGTTAGGGGGTATTCCAAGGAGTTTAATAAGCTGCTATGCTGTTGCTCCTGCTCGGTGTATGTCACTCAACTTAGCTGTTAAGTATGCTGATGTTATACACTCAGTAGTTTTGCAG GATGATTTCTTACCACGAACACCCACCCCACTGGAAGATATATTCAAATCCGTCTTCTG TTTACCCTGCTTGTTATTTATGGTATGCTTGAGAGATACCTTCATACCTGAAGGTAGGAAGCTCAGAGATCCGAGAAGATTATATGCGCCTGGCCGAATGTATCACATTGTTGAGAGAAGATTTTGCAG ATGTGGGAGATTCCCTCCAGATGTTAGAACAGCCATCCCAGttgatggaagatttgaacataTTGTGCTGTCATGCAACGCAACGTCTGATCATGGAATTATTTGGATACAAAGAGAATCAGAAAAGGCATTAGCG AGGCTCAAGGAGGTTAGTGCTGAGACCACGACTACCCCACCACCAGCGCAGAAAATCGAAAGGCAGCACACACTAGAAAAAGAACACAAGAAGGCACTAGAAAGAGCTGTCACTTTAAATATTCCACACGCCGTGCCAACAGATGCAGATGATCAGGAATCCTCAGTGCACGTGCATAAAGAGGAAGAATCCACGACAGAGGCAGCTTCTCTCATAGAAGGCGAAGACGCTTCCACAAGCACAGGCCATTCCACTGATGCAAGAACTAACTGGAATGAAGTAGTTGAAAAGCTTTTCGCGAAAGATGAAACGGGGAACTTGAGATTGAAGAAAGAAGCAAGTGGTACTGAATAA
- the LOC107768245 gene encoding uncharacterized protein LOC107768245 isoform X2 has translation MSVTCGVECVVVLGCMRWVWKRCTYIGNDDSATWQSANYEEFEPVPRLCRTILAVYEDDLHDPKFPPEGGYRLNPDWAVKKVAYQETLGNAPPYLIYLDHEHHEIVVAIRGLNLVKESDYKVLMDNKLGKQMFDGGYVHHGLLKAAIWMLNKESETLKRLWVENGKSYKLIFAGHSLGSGVASLLTIIVANHGDRLGGIPRSLISCYAVAPARCMSLNLAVKYADVIHSVVLQDDFLPRTPTPLEDIFKSVFCLPCLLFMVCLRDTFIPEGRKLRDPRRLYAPGRMYHIVERRFCRCGRFPPDVRTAIPVDGRFEHIVLSCNATSDHGIIWIQRESEKALAGCIVNSPSTFLR, from the exons ATGTCAGTTACTTGCGGAGTAGAATGTGTTGTAGTGTTAGGATGTATGCGTTGGGTATGGAAACGTTGTACTTACATAGGCAATGATGACAGTGCCACGTGGCAATCAGCAAACTATGAAGAATTTGAACCTGTTCCCCGTCTTTGCCGTACAATTCTTGCTGTCTATGAAGATGACCTTCATGACCCCAAATTTCCACCTGAAGGAGGCTATAGGCTAAACCCTGATTGGGCTGTGAAGAAAGTTGCATATCAAGAAACACTTG GTAATGCTCCACCTTATTTGATTTACCTTGATCATGAACACCATGAAATTGTTGTAGCCATAAGGGGTTTAAATTTGGTGAAAGAAAGTGATTATAAAGTTTTGATGGATAATAAGCTCGGGAAGCAGATGTTTGATGGTGGGTATGTGCATCATGGTTTGTTGAAGGCAGCAATTTGGATGTTGAATAAGGAGTCTGAGACTTTGAAAAGGCTTTGGGTTGAAAATGGGAAGAGTTACAAGTTGATATTTGCTGGTCATTCTTTGGGTTCTGGAGTTGCATCATTGTTGACTATAATTGTGGCGAATCATGGGGATAGGTTAGGGGGTATTCCAAGGAGTTTAATAAGCTGCTATGCTGTTGCTCCTGCTCGGTGTATGTCACTCAACTTAGCTGTTAAGTATGCTGATGTTATACACTCAGTAGTTTTGCAG GATGATTTCTTACCACGAACACCCACCCCACTGGAAGATATATTCAAATCCGTCTTCTG TTTACCCTGCTTGTTATTTATGGTATGCTTGAGAGATACCTTCATACCTGAAGGTAGGAAGCTCAGAGATCCGAGAAGATTATATGCGCCTGGCCGAATGTATCACATTGTTGAGAGAAGATTTTGCAG ATGTGGGAGATTCCCTCCAGATGTTAGAACAGCCATCCCAGttgatggaagatttgaacataTTGTGCTGTCATGCAACGCAACGTCTGATCATGGAATTATTTGGATACAAAGAGAATCAGAAAAGGCATTAGCG GGGTGTATCGTAAACAGCCCCTCTACGTTcttaaggtag